In one Arachis duranensis cultivar V14167 chromosome 9, aradu.V14167.gnm2.J7QH, whole genome shotgun sequence genomic region, the following are encoded:
- the LOC107464832 gene encoding uncharacterized protein LOC107464832: MANTFNIVWSGPKLDGKLDYSLQEGADAAQQRRDQLALSQIHQGVDYTVFGKIANAKSAKEAWNTLKLSYKGVDKAQKAKLQSLRREYERYEMSSSETVEQYFTRVADLVNKMKVYGEDMPDSKVVEKIFRTIPMKYDHVVTTILESHDMDTMTIAELQGTMESHISRILEKSEKSTEEALKSRVNFNNVAESNRTQEGRGRGFNFQSRGRGSFRGRGRDNYNQGSYNNFTPPNQGRGGTNFRPVNRGRGRGNFYQERTNFNCFHCGKYGHKVADCRFKMVNKNQAHVAENQ, from the exons ATGGCAAACACTTTCAATATTGTGTGGTCCGGTCCCAAGTTAGATGGGAAACTTGATTATA GTTTGCAAGAAGGAGCAGATGCTGCTCAACAGAGGAGAGATCAATTGGCGCTATCTCAAATTCATCAAGGAGTAGATTATACGGTGTTTGGCAAAATAGCAAATGCCAAAAGTGCAAAGGAAGCATGGAACACGTTGAAGCTGTCATACAAAGGCGTAGATAAAGCTCAGAAAGCAAAGCTACAGTCTTtaagaagagaatatgaaagGTACGAGATGTCTAGCTCAGAAACCGTTGAGCAATATTTTACTCGTGTTGCAGATCTTGTCAATAAGATGAAAGTCTATGGAGAAGATATGCCCGATAGCAAAGTAGTGGAGAAAATTTTTCGCACCATACCAATGAAGTATGACCATGTGGTGACTACGATACTAGAGTCACACGATATGGACACCATGACGATTGCAGAGTTGCAAGGAACCATGGAAAGCCACATCAGTAGAATACTGGAGAAGTCTGAAAAATCAACCGAAGAAGCCCTGAAAAGCCGAGTGAATTTCAACAACGTTGCAGAATCAAACCGTACACAAGAAGGACGAGGTCGTggttttaattttcaaagtAGAGGCAGAGGAAGTTTCAGAGGTAGAGGTCGTGACAATTACAACCAAGGAAGTTACAACAATTTTACACCACCTAATCAAGGAAGAGGTGGAACGAATTTCAGGCCTGTCAACCGAGGAAGAGGTCGAGGCAATTTTTATCAAGAAAGAACCAATTTCAATTGTTTTCATTGTGGAAAGTATGGACACAAAGTAGCAGATTGCAGATTCAAAATGGTGAATAAAAATCAAGCACACGTTGCAGAAAatcagtga